A single region of the Bacteroides luhongzhouii genome encodes:
- a CDS encoding tetratricopeptide repeat protein, protein MKCRIILELLAILLFTGCYNREQISRLDEAEALLQNKPDSALTILQQLKPEGNQAEQARYALLYSEALDKNHIKVTNDSLIRRAWSHYKHHPKDLRRQCKTLYYWGRVKLRVGDKPGALRLFLEIEEKLKDTNEPYYTGLLYSQIGEVYYDQMNYSRAYHYFREARNNFRQSDNTHEETEATLDMAAATFNSKDMEKAMRLYSAALDLADEHKYDKLAKASLTNLASLYVVSGKKQIPHDLLQRIELSARQDTLYGYHTLVDVNLLKNRIDSARYYLALAEAHTTDIRDMADLQYTAYRIEAQAKNFEKATEKIHHYIYLTDSLTRSNMQFSAGMVEREYFKEQSGFTEYRMKNRIIWETATAATVLLIIGVGYYIIRQRLRLQRERTDHYLLLVEEANSEYKNLIEHLEGQRNAESHLKGLIASRFDIIDKLGKTYYERENTASQQAAMFQEVKQIITNFAENNEMQQELELIVNTCHDNAMEKLRKDFPAMKEADIRLLCYIFVGFSPQVISLFMKDTVANVYARKSRLKSRIKSAETTNKGLFLTLFG, encoded by the coding sequence ATGAAATGCAGAATTATACTTGAACTGTTAGCAATTCTCCTTTTTACAGGATGTTATAATAGAGAACAAATATCCCGGCTCGACGAGGCGGAAGCACTGTTACAAAATAAACCGGACAGCGCCTTAACAATATTACAACAACTAAAACCGGAAGGAAACCAAGCAGAACAGGCCAGATATGCGTTGCTTTATTCAGAGGCTTTAGACAAAAATCACATCAAAGTAACCAATGATTCGCTCATTCGCCGGGCTTGGAGCCATTATAAGCATCATCCCAAAGATTTACGCCGCCAATGCAAAACTCTCTATTATTGGGGACGGGTTAAACTGCGCGTAGGAGACAAGCCGGGGGCGTTACGTCTTTTCCTGGAAATTGAAGAGAAACTGAAGGATACCAATGAACCTTATTATACAGGGCTTTTATACAGTCAAATCGGTGAAGTGTATTATGACCAGATGAACTATAGCCGGGCTTATCATTATTTTCGTGAAGCTCGCAATAACTTCCGGCAGTCTGATAACACTCATGAAGAAACTGAGGCAACTCTCGATATGGCAGCCGCAACTTTCAATTCGAAAGATATGGAGAAAGCCATGCGACTCTATTCTGCCGCACTCGATTTGGCTGATGAGCACAAGTATGACAAGTTAGCCAAAGCCAGTCTCACCAATCTTGCTTCTCTCTACGTGGTGTCAGGCAAGAAACAAATTCCTCATGACCTACTGCAACGTATAGAACTCTCTGCCCGGCAAGATACATTATACGGATACCATACATTAGTAGATGTGAATCTCCTGAAAAACCGTATAGACAGCGCACGCTACTATCTGGCGCTCGCAGAAGCGCATACTACCGATATTCGTGATATGGCAGACCTCCAATACACCGCTTATCGGATTGAAGCGCAAGCCAAAAACTTCGAGAAAGCAACCGAGAAGATACACCACTATATCTATCTGACTGACTCTCTGACACGTTCGAATATGCAATTCTCTGCCGGTATGGTTGAACGTGAGTATTTCAAAGAACAATCGGGTTTTACCGAATACCGGATGAAAAACCGCATTATTTGGGAGACTGCCACAGCAGCCACAGTTCTCCTAATAATAGGGGTGGGCTACTATATCATTCGTCAACGTCTGCGCCTGCAACGTGAACGTACTGACCACTATCTGCTACTCGTCGAAGAAGCCAACTCCGAATACAAAAACCTGATCGAACATCTGGAAGGACAACGCAATGCAGAAAGTCATTTAAAAGGTTTGATAGCTTCGCGATTCGACATCATTGATAAACTGGGAAAGACTTACTATGAACGCGAAAATACCGCTTCTCAACAGGCAGCCATGTTTCAGGAAGTGAAGCAGATAATCACCAATTTTGCAGAAAACAATGAAATGCAGCAAGAACTAGAACTGATCGTAAATACCTGCCACGATAATGCCATGGAAAAACTTCGAAAAGATTTCCCGGCAATGAAAGAAGCTGACATCCGGCTACTTTGTTATATTTTCGTAGGTTTCTCTCCCCAAGTGATAAGCTTGTTTATGAAAGACACGGTCGCCAATGTGTACGCCCGTAAATCACGACTCAAATCGCGTATCAAATCGGCAGAAACCACCAATAAAGGCTTGTTTTTAACACTTTTCGGATAG
- a CDS encoding Ig-like domain-containing protein: MKKIVILLSAILFMVACEKGNEEAKEAKVVVSVYDENGKIATGVPVKMYNEKDYKIFEKDNLTLPTASAQTNESGIATFTLPQEEWFATQSQRFLTFVVQEGGGPVNYQIWSAGKTVEAGKIIKIEIRLTQFPN; this comes from the coding sequence ATGAAGAAGATTGTTATTCTATTAAGCGCCATACTTTTCATGGTAGCTTGCGAAAAAGGAAACGAAGAAGCGAAAGAAGCAAAAGTAGTAGTATCAGTTTATGATGAAAATGGAAAAATTGCAACGGGCGTTCCCGTAAAAATGTATAATGAAAAAGATTATAAGATTTTTGAAAAAGATAATCTGACCTTGCCTACTGCAAGCGCCCAGACAAATGAAAGCGGTATAGCCACCTTTACCCTGCCACAAGAAGAATGGTTCGCTACGCAATCACAGCGATTCCTGACATTCGTGGTACAAGAAGGAGGTGGACCCGTCAACTACCAGATATGGTCTGCCGGCAAGACCGTAGAAGCCGGAAAAATCATAAAAATAGAAATACGTTTAACCCAATTCCCTAACTAA
- a CDS encoding leucine-rich repeat protein: MKQTRLHSITALCLQMAITLILLSCSTENDEYKKDSPLEQQPSAPTGALLEDFSIEQLPSKTIYALGENIDLTGLNVTGKYDDGKQRPVKITLKQISGFSSSTPVDKQEVTITLEGKQKSFSVQVSPVRVENGVLTEVLKGYNEIRLPNSVKSIPKAAFSNSQIAKAVLNEGLKSIGDMAFFNSAIQEIVFPSSLEQMEENIFYYCHDLKKVDLSQTKLAKLPASTFVYAGVEEVLLPSTLKEIGAQAFLKTSQLKTIEIPENVKTIGLEAFRESGITTVKLPNGVTTIAQRAFYYCPELAEVTTYGSAFNDDPEAMIHPYCLEGCPKLARFEIPESIRILGQGLLGGNRKVTQLTIPANVTQINFSAFNNTGIKEVKVEGITPPQVFEKVWYGFPDDITVIRVPAESVEKYKNANGWRDFTNKITTS; this comes from the coding sequence ATGAAACAAACCAGACTTCATAGCATTACAGCACTTTGCCTGCAAATGGCTATAACACTTATATTACTAAGTTGCAGCACTGAAAATGACGAGTACAAAAAAGATTCGCCTTTGGAGCAACAACCATCCGCTCCCACAGGAGCCTTACTGGAAGATTTCTCCATCGAACAGTTACCCTCAAAAACAATTTATGCATTAGGAGAAAATATAGACTTAACCGGCCTTAACGTGACAGGCAAATATGATGACGGGAAACAACGGCCTGTAAAAATTACCCTGAAACAGATCAGTGGTTTCTCTTCATCCACGCCTGTCGATAAACAAGAAGTAACCATCACACTGGAAGGAAAACAGAAAAGCTTTTCTGTTCAGGTTTCACCCGTCCGTGTAGAAAACGGAGTATTGACGGAAGTATTGAAAGGATATAATGAAATCAGACTTCCCAATAGCGTGAAATCAATCCCGAAAGCTGCCTTCAGCAACAGCCAAATAGCAAAGGCAGTACTCAATGAAGGACTAAAATCGATTGGAGATATGGCTTTCTTCAATTCAGCTATTCAGGAAATAGTATTTCCATCAAGCCTGGAACAGATGGAGGAAAACATATTCTATTATTGTCATGACCTGAAAAAAGTAGATTTAAGCCAAACTAAGCTTGCCAAACTTCCCGCTAGCACTTTTGTATATGCGGGCGTTGAAGAAGTGCTGCTGCCTTCGACACTGAAAGAAATCGGAGCACAGGCATTCCTTAAGACATCTCAACTGAAAACGATTGAGATTCCGGAAAATGTAAAAACAATCGGATTGGAAGCATTCCGGGAAAGTGGCATTACAACCGTGAAGTTACCGAATGGTGTTACAACCATAGCGCAAAGAGCCTTTTATTACTGTCCGGAATTGGCGGAAGTGACCACCTACGGGAGTGCTTTCAATGATGATCCCGAAGCTATGATTCACCCCTACTGTCTTGAAGGATGTCCGAAATTGGCTCGCTTCGAAATACCTGAAAGTATCCGGATATTGGGACAGGGACTACTGGGTGGTAATAGGAAAGTGACCCAATTAACCATTCCGGCAAACGTCACACAGATTAATTTTTCGGCTTTCAATAATACAGGTATTAAAGAAGTAAAGGTAGAAGGGATAACACCTCCGCAGGTGTTTGAAAAAGTATGGTACGGATTTCCGGATGATATTACCGTCATTCGTGTTCCTGCCGAATCTGTGGAAAAATATAAGAACGCAAATGGTTGGAGGGATTTCACAAACAAGATAACAACGTCCTAA